The Anopheles coluzzii chromosome 2, AcolN3, whole genome shotgun sequence genome window below encodes:
- the LOC120951481 gene encoding beta-1,3-glucan-binding protein yields the protein MQLVRVRLLIGSLLLATVGDWVEAVDESTSTASTAQSECVRSVTTASGSLIDRGRTFCSGELIFEDTFDFFDFEKWEHENTLAGGGNWEFQWYTNNRSNSFVEDGALNIRPTLTADQFGLDFMTSGTLSLQGSYPTDHCTNDAFYGCVRVGNRQHIVNPVKSARIRTISSFNFKYGRAEVRAKLPTGDWLWPAIWLLPKRNAYGTWPASGEMDLMESRGNENLYLDGVQIGTRQVGQTLHFGPNPSYNGYPTATLTKNALPEQEFSKSFSTFGFVWTPDNITVSINGEDLATIGGDFWTRGGFDKHNLENPWRHGTRMAPFDQEFHFIINLAVGGVAFFPDAATNPGGKPWKNNSPQAATDFWNGRAQWLPTWNLERDGGKSASLLVDYVKVWAL from the exons ATGCAGCTTGTGCGTGTGCGATTGTTGATCGGGTCGTTGCTACTAGCAACCGTGGGTGACTGGGTGGAAGCTGTCGATGAATCAACAAGCACGGCTAGTACAGCGCAAAGTGAGTGTGTACGGTCCGTTACGACGGCCAGCGGAAGTTTGATCGACCGGGGACGCACGTTCTGCAGTGGCGAGCTTATTTTTGAAGATACTTTCGATTTCTTCGACTTTGAAAAGTGGGAACACGAGAATACGCTAGCGGGCGGTGGT AACTGGGAGTTCCAGTGGTACACCAACAATCGGTCGAACTCATTCGTCGAGGATGGTGCACTCAACATACGCCCAACACTGACGGCGGACCAGTTTGGGCTAGATTTCATGACATCCGGCACGCTGAGCCTGCAGGGCAGTTATCCCACGGACCA CTGCACAAACGATGCTTTTTACGGTTGCGTCCGCGTCGGCAATCGGCAGCACATCGTTAATCCGGTGAAGAGTGCCCGCATCCGTACGATCAGCTCGTTCAATTTCAAGTACGGCCGGGCGGAGGTGCGCGCCAAGCTGCCGACGGGCGATTGGCTGTGGCCCGCCATCTGGTTGCTGCCGAAGCGTAACGCGTACGGCACCTGGCCGGCTTCGGGCGAGATGGATCTGATGGAATCGCGCGGCAACGAGAATCTGTACCTGGACGGCGTTCAGATCGGCACGCGCCAAGTCGGCCAAACGCTACACTTTGGGCCAAATCCCTCGTACAACGGGTACCCGACGGCAACGCTAACGAAGAATGCCCTGCCGGAGCAGGAGTTTAGCAAGAGCTTTAGCACGTTCGGGTTCGTGTGGACGCCGGACAACATCACGGTAAGCATCAACGGGGAGGATCTGGCCACGATCGGGGGCGACTTCTGGACGCGCGGTGGTTTCGACAAGCACAATCTGGAAAACCCGTGGCGTCACGGCACGCGCATGGCACCGTTCGATCAGGAGTTCCATTTCATCATTAATCTTGCGGTCGGCGGAGTTGCCTTTTTCCCAGACGCGGCCACAAACCCGGGCGGTAAGCCGTGGAAAAACAACTCACCCCAAGCGGCGACAGACTTTTGGAACGGACGCGCCCAGTGGCTGCCGACGTGGAACCTGGAGCGGGATGGGGGCAAGTCTGCCTCGTTGCTGGTGGATTATGTGAAAGTTTGGGCGCTGTAA